taaccctcgaagatccacttacaattttcgaagaccgggcatccatcctcatccaagcgggcataagtcttcagtgaagcaggccgaagtcttcagggaagcgggccgaagtcttcagcgaagcgggccgaagtcttcaggGAAGCAAAATCTTCagcgaagccggccgaagtcttcagcgaagccggccgaagtcttcagcgaagctggccgaagtcttcagcgaagccggccgaagtcttcagcgaagcgggccaaagtcttcagcgaagccggccgaagtcttcatccaagccggcagaagtcttctatctttatccatcaagcgcagagcgtctccatcttcaagacatccggcgcggagcatgctTTTCTTTCGATgtctcttgcagaatgaagtttcactttaaattatgtcatccaagatggcatcccttacattccgattggctgatagaattctatcagccaataggaattaaggtggaaaaaatcctattggctgttgcaatcagccaataggattgagctttcatcctattggctgatccaatggctGATTGGAATAAATGTGTTCATCTTCAACGTgaagtgtttggtgcaactttattAGTAGTTAATTAAAAATGGGAAAAACATAAAAACCTCTCTCATGCATTAGGATAACACAATTACCACTTATACATCCCTTGGTTTGTAAGTAGTAAGGTCCTAAATCGCCACTCTAAACAGTGGTCAACTCTAACAGGCACTTCTAATATTAACCCTTGTAAAAACCAAAGAGAAAAATATAatttctaccataggaatcaaagggatatctggctgcatcgaacatgagctttcgctgctttcagactcccattgattcctatagcatccacggcctccagggtggcagattgaaaaccagttacactgggccagaatagtaGCGAGCGTACCGGTTAGAAGAAGTTTGAtgaatggcaaaagttgtcagatagtgctgaatttgtatttggaacatctgtaatgacgtaagcatcgatctgtgtcggattgagaccggcggaccgTATCTTATGtcataaatttcaacttttgcctgtctgtaggctttgataaatgggtcgaatcaggctcgccacaattatgctgcgtaattccagcgtatttgcggaatATCCCTCATAATGTTTTGTTTTGATACAAAGCATCTTAGATCCATAATAGGCATATAATAAATTAGTTTGCCTTATAGAAGATATTGAAGGTTCTGAAAATAATttatgtagtgccattggtatttttCTTTAGAAATAAACTTTATTTGGGGTCTCTAGACATAAGATATTTTTGTGAGCACATAAAGAAACATTCCTTAACAAAACTACATGTGCTgtgctttttaaaataatatttgggGTCTTGTGAAAGGTgattctcttttaaatgaggggtctttGTGATCTTTGGCTAGTAAAGGAGCTGAGATTGATGGGTTTGACCACCCTCCCCCCATCCAGCTGAATTTACTACTAGCCACTTCCTGGTTCTGCCCCTACTGTGATGTCACCATGCGAATGTGTGTGATGTCACTGGCACTACCGTGTAGCCTTCGGAGCACTGCCCCTATACCAACACCGATCACAGTCTGTTGTGTGGGGGATCACAGACAACTGCCTCATATTAGTGACCCCCCTTAATGACAACAAGGTGTCACCATAAGCACACAGGCAGCAATACACATAATGATATGTTGTCGTCCTGCACATTGAAGAGGTTAATTTATGAAATTTGAGCAACTAATAATATGATAATCAGAAAGttaatttacctctgtaattacgtgtttgtacctttaagaaatataaatataacaatctaTTAATTGCACAAGTCATGAAATTATTAGTGATGTGAAAACAATTTGCATTAGATcacattaaggggccgatttatgtaggtgcgtatggacatgatccgatattgcgaatcatgtctgccgcaccgataaatgccgacagtgtacgctgtcagcatttatcattgcaccagcagttcttgtgaacagatttgcggcaaatcggccgctagcagggggtgtcaataaacctgatcgtattcgatcgggttgatttctggtgagttctgtccacctcctcagagtaggcggacaggttatgttgcagaggtctttagaccgctgcttcgtaactggtgtttctggcgctcaccagaaacaaggcccttcaagctccatacggagcgtgataaatgggCCCATAAGTGTCATCAGAATTGAAAGAACGTTctagtataaaaataattatgttttagcaTCTTATTGTGAAACAAATTCCTTTCTTTTAAATTGCATTTAACCCTTGCTAGTGAGTAAAATACATAAACAAAGTTGTACTCCTAATATTTCATGTGATGTCATCAGATACACAAATTACAGAGCACTACAGAACATTTATCAGAGTTTACAAACCTGCCCTGGTCACTACAGTCTGGGACATAAAGAGTTAACAGGCAGAGCACATACAGTTACGTAACTGCCACGCCCTTGTGCTGAATAGGAAGATAATGTAAGTTTCATTTGCTGCTGCTGAATACAAGAATGGCGACTGCTGATCTGAGAGAGGAGCTAACCTGCCTCATCTGCCTGAGCAGTTATACAGATCCTGTAAATCTCAGCTGTGGCCATAACTTCTGCCTGGGCTGTATTGAGAGTGTGCTGGGTACTCAGGAGGGGTCTGGGGTTTATTCCTGTCCTGAGTGCAGAGAAACTTTTACTAAGAAACCTAAACTGCAGAGGAACATAGCGCTGTGTAATGTAGTGAAGCATTTACAGATTACTCAGCCAGAGCAAATAGACACTGGGGTCCTCTGCACTTACTGTGTTCACTCTCCTGTACCTGCTGCTAAATCATGTCTGATGTGTGAGGCTTCTCTGTGTGATACCCACCTGAGGGTACACAGCAAGTCTGAGGAACACGTCTTAACTGAACCcaccacttcctggggtaacagaaaatgctacaAACACAAGAAGCTCCTggaatattactgcactgaggatgctgcctgtatctgtgtgtcctgctccctggccggagagcacaggggacaccaggtggagctgctgaatgaggcttctgagaagaagaaagagaaactgagaaatgttctgcagaaactgaccacaaagagagagaagactgagaaaagagtccagagtctgcaggagCACAGGAGAGGgatgcaagagaaagcagctggtgtaacagagcgaATCACTGCCCTGATTAgagacatcaggaaacagctggaagacctagagaagcgagtcctgagtgacatcacccggcagcaggagcaggttttactcacaatctctgatctgatccagcagctggaaaaagagaaggacgagctgaccaggaagatgtgtcacattgaggagctgtacaacatgactgacccattaactgtcctacaagaacaggaatcacacagagatgacttTTGTGGTGCTGAGAAGGGAGATAATGAGGTCACACAGAGAGGTGATAAACAGGTCCCTGCTGGGGGGGATTTGGATGAGGGTCTGATCTCAGTGACCTTATACAGAGGTTTAGCTGATATTGTGACTGATGTAAAGAGAGAGATCTATATGCAGGTGACATCAGACATATTACTGGATATAAACACAGCTCATAATAATGTTATTGTATCAGATGACCTGAAAACTGCATCCTGGTCAGGAATAAACCAGCAGCGACCAgtaacaccagagagatttacagaTGTTTCTCAGGTATTAAGCACCAAAAACTTTTCCTCAGGGCGACATTACTGGGAAGTGCAGATCAGTGAATCAGGGCTCTGGCGTGTAGGGGTTTGTTATACCAGTATGGGGAGGAGAGGATGGAAGTCTGTGTTAGGAAATAATAAGAAGTCCTGGTGTTTGCGTAGTTATTATAATAAAGATCTTTACATGAGACATAACAATATAAACACCTCATTACACCCCTCTCTATCAAGTGACACAGTAGGAATACTGCTGGACTATGAGGCTGGGCGTCTGAACTTTTATGAGCTGTGTCAACCgatcagacacttacacacagtcaCTGTCACCTTCACT
The nucleotide sequence above comes from Bombina bombina isolate aBomBom1 chromosome 7, aBomBom1.pri, whole genome shotgun sequence. Encoded proteins:
- the LOC128636638 gene encoding E3 ubiquitin/ISG15 ligase TRIM25-like, which gives rise to MATADLREELTCLICLSSYTDPVNLSCGHNFCLGCIESVLGTQEGSGVYSCPECRETFTKKPKLQRNIALCNVVKHLQITQPEQIDTGVLCTYCVHSPVPAAKSCLMCEASLCDTHLRVHSKSEEHVLTEPTTSWGNRKCYKHKKLLEYYCTEDAACICVSCSLAGEHRGHQVELLNEASEKKKEKLRNVLQKLTTKREKTEKRVQSLQEHRRGMQEKAAGVTERITALIRDIRKQLEDLEKRVLSDITRQQEQVLLTISDLIQQLEKEKDELTRKMCHIEELYNMTDPLTVLQEQESHRDDFCGAEKGDNEVTQRGDKQVPAGGDLDEGLISVTLYRGLADIVTDVKREIYMQVTSDILLDINTAHNNVIVSDDLKTASWSGINQQRPVTPERFTDVSQVLSTKNFSSGRHYWEVQISESGLWRVGVCYTSMGRRGWKSVLGNNKKSWCLRSYYNKDLYMRHNNINTSLHPSLSSDTVGILLDYEAGRLNFYELCQPIRHLHTVTVTFTEPLHAAFYVWGDNGAWVRLSSVVEKLLSASQSTHSQLVAQSSKLS